GAAATaactttttttgatcaaacataCTTTCATTCAAACTAAAGAGTTTACACTCCATTAGAGGAGGATGAGTTTAGCAATGAAAAGGCTGATTTTGCCACCGAATCAGCCATTCCATTACTCAACCGATGTACATATGAAAAGGAAATAACATCAAACAAAGAGCTGAAATGATAAATGTCAAATAAAATGCCGAACAAAGCTGGAACCGAGCCTCTCTCCTTTAAAAGCTTCACCAAGAATTGAAAATCAGACAGAATCATTAGGGATTTAACATTCAACGAAGCGGTATACATGACCGCCGAACGGATGGCGAAAGCCTCAGCCATGAGCGCCGATGAAACATGACGACGAGAGTCGCTAATGGGAGCAGAGCAACCGCTATGTCCCTCTCCGGAGAAGACTCCGCCTGTGCCACAGCTCTTTGAACCTGCATCCCAAGCTCCATCCACATTACATAGAAGAGTACCTGGTGGAGCAGCCCGTGTACGAGAGGAGTGCAGAGCCGCAGCGACGGAAGGGAGCGGAGCATCACGCCGGAGTGTTGGAGCCTGAGCAGCTTGCCCTTCTCTCGCATCAGAGATGGACTTAGTAATTATTTCCATAGCGGAAAAAGTCCTGTTCTCAAAACAGAGTTTGTTCCTCTGCCTTCTAGAAATTCCACAGGACCCACGGTCCAAGAGGCATATACAAACCGATAGGCAGGAGAACAGTCAGAGTATTACAACACTCAATCAAAGATGCTATCGACGAGATGGAAGACAATGGTCGGGTGGTGAATGGAAATAACAAAACTCGAAACTAAACGAAAACGAATTGTTGGAAAAGGAATAATTATTAATACATAATAATACTATTAACTAAAAGGAgaacttatttatattttatacttagtaaatttaaattatttttggtaAAGTAACTGCTAGCTTTTCTCCAAACTCAAAACAACAAGGCGAATCTTTAATCATCAAAATCAAATCTTGCAGAGGCCTTTCTGGTCATTTTGATGATCTGAGCAGCTTCTTTACGCATCTTCTGCTGTTCCTTGAGAGCTTTCTTAAGCATCTTCCTCTGATCCTCGACAGAATACGCATTTAGATCGGACAAAAACTCGTCGAAATCAACATCTCTGTCGCGACCAAACGATTTGATGCTCTTgatgttcttcttcttggcaGACGATGATTTGTTCGGAGAAGACCAAATGTATCCAATGATCTTCGATGGAGACAACTTCTTAACCCATGAGCTTGATTTCGACTTCGATTTCTTCTCCGGTTCTGAATCCGATGACGAGGGTGGTGTCGCTAAATCAacagaagatgatgaagatgatgatgaaccgACTCTTCGTTTCTCTTTAGAAA
The Raphanus sativus cultivar WK10039 chromosome 1, ASM80110v3, whole genome shotgun sequence DNA segment above includes these coding regions:
- the LOC108830177 gene encoding uncharacterized protein LOC108830177, with translation MEIITKSISDAREGQAAQAPTLRRDAPLPSVAAALHSSRTRAAPPGTLLCNVDGAWDAGSKSCGTGGVFSGEGHSGCSAPISDSRRHVSSALMAEAFAIRSAVMYTASLNVKSLMILSDFQFLVKLLKERGSVPALFGILFDIYHFSSLFDVISFSYVHRLSNGMADSVAKSAFSLLNSSSSNGV